In the genome of Bacillus sp. S3, one region contains:
- a CDS encoding MerR family transcriptional regulator, whose translation MKTYTLKEVSKKINVTPSIVRQWEKDFVDYLDIPRSKQGARIYSDLEIDQLLEIKQMAEKKISKDAIRQWLQKVQNPEVKESTPASEVTLEIISEKDMIPVPVEESALKNTELFFEAMETYKKTFLNEIKDEIRSVVRKEVLEEVKKEITKGTYYTVKSISDSVYKSTANTKAEILELSNTIEKASETTADSLQYLAKNMTAASLETSEEIFSLSKQLSETSNELSHYVDLTNSEISSLSETISKDREFFVEERNQYRHEVTQRELAFQQMLTSFRDVAAAREKKWWKFWS comes from the coding sequence TTGAAGACCTATACTTTAAAAGAAGTGTCCAAAAAAATAAATGTTACCCCATCAATTGTACGTCAGTGGGAAAAGGACTTTGTGGATTATCTTGATATTCCCCGTTCAAAACAAGGAGCCCGAATTTATTCAGATTTGGAGATTGACCAATTGTTAGAAATAAAACAAATGGCCGAAAAAAAAATCAGTAAAGATGCAATCAGACAATGGTTGCAAAAAGTACAGAACCCTGAAGTAAAAGAAAGCACACCTGCATCCGAGGTCACCTTAGAAATTATCTCCGAAAAAGATATGATACCTGTCCCCGTAGAAGAAAGCGCCCTTAAAAACACCGAGCTTTTTTTCGAAGCAATGGAAACCTATAAAAAAACGTTCTTAAATGAAATCAAGGATGAAATTCGCAGTGTGGTTCGCAAGGAAGTTTTAGAAGAAGTGAAAAAAGAAATAACAAAGGGTACGTATTATACAGTGAAATCCATTTCAGACTCCGTCTATAAATCAACTGCAAATACAAAAGCAGAAATACTTGAGTTATCGAATACCATTGAAAAAGCTTCAGAGACTACGGCTGACTCCTTGCAATACCTTGCCAAAAATATGACAGCCGCTTCACTTGAGACCTCTGAAGAAATCTTTTCACTTTCAAAGCAGTTATCGGAAACATCTAATGAATTATCTCACTATGTTGATCTAACAAACAGTGAAATATCCAGCTTATCAGAAACCATTTCAAAGGACCGTGAATTCTTTGTTGAAGAGCGCAATCAATACCGCCATGAAGTTACACAACGAGAATTAGCATTCCAGCAAATGTTGACCAGTTTTCGAGATGTAGCTGCGGCAAGAGAAAAGAAATGGTGGAAATTCTGGTCATAA
- a CDS encoding MerR family transcriptional regulator, producing the protein MNTSEVAKLLGVSASTVQRWVKQLALPMEKNERGHYHFSSDDINLLKEIHEQLQNGTLLHEITPVSEKRSVRRGGVKTVENDKAIDKLAAKVSELEVSLNAKADSVASYQLLQHRQEIEELQDQVKIVTLQLEKLQKQINELTAPQRFDQSISMDQSKIKRKKKNFVSSIFGF; encoded by the coding sequence ATGAATACAAGTGAAGTAGCAAAATTATTAGGAGTATCTGCAAGTACGGTTCAGCGCTGGGTAAAGCAGCTCGCTCTGCCGATGGAAAAAAATGAGCGTGGACATTATCACTTTAGCAGCGATGATATTAATCTGTTAAAAGAAATTCATGAACAACTGCAAAACGGAACATTGCTGCATGAAATAACTCCCGTGAGTGAGAAAAGAAGTGTGCGCAGAGGGGGTGTAAAAACAGTTGAAAATGACAAAGCAATTGATAAATTAGCAGCGAAAGTGAGCGAATTAGAAGTGAGTTTGAATGCAAAGGCAGATTCAGTTGCTTCCTATCAACTCCTTCAACATCGCCAAGAAATAGAAGAATTGCAAGATCAAGTAAAAATAGTCACATTACAACTGGAAAAACTGCAAAAACAGATAAACGAGTTGACAGCACCTCAACGTTTCGACCAATCGATCAGTATGGATCAAAGCAAAATAAAGCGAAAAAAGAAGAATTTCGTCAGTTCTATATTTGGTTTCTAG
- a CDS encoding GreA/GreB family elongation factor, with translation MNHSNLSREFYLQQLRYIDENIKELTHLYLSSTPIQERIKHFFNLYVLEVEDLLSKNSKKGFVTLFPKVLIGTKVTVLYDEDNETEEFVICLPEQSDPDKGFISFLSPVGRQLLLRSLGEQISLKIPTGDLPLTVKDISYVGDLFGMENHYKEA, from the coding sequence ATGAACCATAGTAACTTGTCACGCGAATTTTATTTGCAGCAATTAAGATATATAGATGAAAATATCAAGGAATTAACCCATCTTTATTTATCTTCAACGCCCATCCAAGAAAGGATTAAACACTTTTTTAACCTGTATGTCTTAGAAGTTGAGGATTTATTGTCAAAGAACAGCAAAAAGGGTTTCGTTACATTATTTCCAAAGGTTCTTATCGGAACAAAGGTGACAGTACTTTACGATGAGGACAATGAAACAGAAGAATTTGTCATTTGTCTGCCTGAACAGTCAGATCCAGATAAAGGGTTTATTTCCTTTTTATCTCCGGTTGGCAGGCAACTGCTACTCAGGTCACTAGGTGAGCAGATTTCCCTTAAGATTCCTACAGGAGATCTGCCGTTAACAGTCAAAGATATTTCATATGTTGGTGACCTATTTGGGATGGAAAATCATTATAAAGAAGCTTGA
- a CDS encoding acyltransferase family protein codes for MAVTSKRSKYFDNAKFILIFLVVFGHLISPLKEQDGILFTLYTVIFLFHMPAFIFISGYFAKGFRKKGYITKTIKRILIPYFIFQIIYSIFYFLIGKEERLTFDFLHPHWTLWFLLSFFFWILLLFVFARLSWIGFALALVLGIVIGYVDNVGSFLSLSRTFVFFPYFLLGYLLNGNQLKQVVRGKYSLPAGMVIMIATMLFFGSSFPKDAVPWLLGDTSYENMGGVDWFDGFIRAFQYGVTLIVVFGFLALIPSTQYKLTKIGERTLYVYLFHGFIIKLLQAVLPDESLPFISGNYLLLIVLSFIICITLGSYVIKKYTRPLVELEV; via the coding sequence ATGGCTGTTACTTCAAAAAGGAGTAAATATTTCGATAATGCAAAATTCATTTTGATTTTTCTCGTTGTGTTCGGGCATTTAATAAGTCCGTTAAAAGAACAGGATGGAATACTTTTCACATTATATACGGTAATTTTTTTATTCCATATGCCTGCCTTTATCTTCATCTCTGGATATTTTGCGAAAGGGTTTAGAAAGAAAGGGTATATAACCAAGACAATAAAAAGAATACTAATCCCTTATTTTATCTTTCAAATTATTTATTCCATTTTTTATTTCTTAATCGGGAAGGAAGAGCGATTAACCTTCGATTTTTTGCATCCTCATTGGACACTATGGTTTTTATTAAGTTTCTTTTTTTGGATTCTGCTGTTATTTGTTTTTGCAAGACTCAGCTGGATTGGTTTTGCTTTAGCTCTTGTATTAGGAATTGTCATTGGATATGTGGACAATGTGGGCAGCTTTTTAAGCTTATCAAGAACATTTGTCTTCTTTCCATATTTTTTATTGGGTTATTTACTTAATGGAAATCAGCTAAAACAAGTGGTTAGGGGAAAATATTCGCTTCCAGCCGGTATGGTCATCATGATTGCGACAATGTTATTCTTTGGATCGAGCTTTCCAAAAGATGCAGTTCCATGGCTGTTAGGTGATACTTCCTATGAGAATATGGGCGGAGTGGATTGGTTTGATGGGTTCATACGGGCATTCCAATATGGGGTTACTTTAATCGTAGTATTTGGATTTTTAGCTTTGATTCCATCAACTCAATATAAGTTGACCAAAATAGGGGAAAGGACACTGTATGTCTATTTATTCCATGGTTTTATTATTAAATTGCTTCAAGCTGTTTTGCCGGATGAAAGTTTACCATTCATTTCAGGGAATTACCTGTTACTGATCGTTCTTTCCTTTATTATCTGTATCACCTTGGGAAGTTATGTTATTAAAAAATATACCCGGCCGCTGGTTGAGCTCGAGGTTTAA
- a CDS encoding DHH family phosphoesterase encodes MVKLFTDMDLDGLGCGLIAKMAFGEKANVFYCSYRNLNQRVESYIKNPANNKEEVYITDLAVNELVEKKLQDRFKQGKHIQMIDHHVTAMHFNDYQWGRVTPEYPNGKKTCATSLFYDFLIEQGKMERNIALEEFIDLVRQYDTWEWDENNNVTAKRLNDLFYIMNREQFEEEMLKRLTENPDSFQLTETENMILDIEDQKINRYIHSKSRQTVQTFVDHYCVGVVHAEQYLSELGNALNNIYPHLDMIVLLNVSGKKMGFRTIHDEVNVAEFAQRYGGGGHPKASGADMSKEAFDTFIADVFELNPLKPDTDRNEFNVKEMAFGTSYQNHMGESSFVLPAGNGGYDLIHNGERFEQRFPSYSEAERFLKRNYGSWLRQDQEFLQKISVGLKISLEELKENYDEIISNHFVDIVTI; translated from the coding sequence ATGGTAAAACTTTTTACAGACATGGATTTAGATGGTCTTGGATGCGGTTTGATTGCAAAAATGGCCTTCGGGGAAAAGGCCAATGTCTTCTATTGTTCTTATCGAAATTTAAATCAAAGGGTTGAATCGTATATTAAAAATCCGGCGAATAATAAAGAAGAAGTCTATATTACCGACCTAGCAGTAAATGAATTAGTTGAAAAAAAACTGCAGGATCGGTTTAAGCAGGGGAAACATATTCAGATGATTGATCATCATGTAACGGCAATGCATTTTAATGATTATCAATGGGGCAGGGTAACACCGGAGTACCCAAATGGTAAAAAAACATGTGCAACTTCATTATTTTATGATTTTCTCATTGAGCAAGGTAAAATGGAGCGAAATATAGCGCTTGAGGAATTTATTGATTTAGTCCGTCAATATGATACATGGGAATGGGATGAAAATAATAATGTAACAGCCAAGCGATTAAACGATTTATTTTACATAATGAATAGAGAACAATTCGAAGAAGAAATGCTGAAAAGGTTGACGGAAAATCCGGATTCGTTTCAATTAACGGAAACAGAAAATATGATTCTTGATATTGAAGATCAAAAAATTAACCGCTATATCCATTCAAAAAGCAGACAGACAGTACAAACTTTTGTGGATCATTATTGCGTTGGGGTTGTCCACGCTGAACAGTATTTATCTGAACTTGGCAACGCACTAAATAATATTTATCCCCATCTGGATATGATTGTTCTATTGAATGTAAGTGGAAAGAAAATGGGTTTTCGTACGATTCATGATGAAGTGAATGTAGCGGAATTTGCGCAAAGGTATGGGGGCGGGGGGCATCCTAAAGCATCTGGCGCGGATATGTCAAAAGAGGCGTTTGACACCTTTATTGCCGATGTTTTTGAACTGAATCCGCTTAAACCGGATACAGACCGGAATGAATTTAATGTGAAAGAAATGGCATTTGGTACAAGCTATCAAAACCATATGGGAGAAAGTTCGTTCGTACTGCCTGCAGGAAATGGCGGATATGATCTTATCCATAATGGGGAAAGATTTGAACAACGATTTCCTTCCTACTCAGAAGCAGAACGTTTCCTAAAAAGAAATTATGGTTCTTGGCTACGGCAGGATCAGGAATTTTTACAAAAGATTTCAGTTGGATTAAAGATTTCACTAGAGGAATTGAAGGAAAATTATGATGAAATCATTAGTAATCACTTCGTTGATATAGTGACAATATAA
- a CDS encoding NAD(P)H-dependent flavin oxidoreductase, with protein sequence MKRGYILNFPQLKIGHMIPKVPIMQGGMGVGISLSKLASAVANAGGIGIISGTGISVEDMRFHIRQAKARIKNAGYIGVNVLFAMNDFAEKMKAAIEEKVDFIISGAGISRDMYSWGKQAGIPVISIVSSAKLARISERLGAAAVVVEGFEAGGHLGTDRPMFAILPEVVEAVSIPVIAAGGILTGDDIAKAIAMGASGVQMGTRFVASEECDAPFAFKQKYVDAQKEDLVLVKTTVGLNGRAIKNNFTRLISGPDKLKIAKCHDCLKNCSYRFCTLDSLVTSVNGDVENGLVFAGARVGEIKEILPVKQIINNLTLEYHEAMKDRSLKQPLSL encoded by the coding sequence TTGAAAAGAGGTTATATTTTGAACTTTCCACAATTAAAAATTGGCCATATGATCCCAAAAGTTCCAATTATGCAAGGCGGGATGGGCGTTGGCATCTCATTAAGTAAACTTGCTTCAGCAGTAGCAAACGCCGGGGGAATCGGGATTATTTCTGGAACGGGTATTTCAGTTGAAGATATGCGATTTCATATTAGACAGGCAAAGGCTCGAATCAAAAACGCAGGATATATTGGTGTAAATGTTTTATTTGCGATGAATGATTTTGCTGAAAAAATGAAGGCTGCCATCGAAGAAAAGGTTGATTTCATCATATCTGGTGCCGGAATCTCAAGAGATATGTACTCATGGGGGAAACAAGCTGGAATTCCCGTCATCTCTATCGTTTCGTCTGCTAAATTAGCAAGGATTTCCGAACGGCTTGGTGCTGCAGCAGTTGTAGTGGAAGGCTTTGAAGCCGGCGGGCATCTTGGTACAGACCGGCCGATGTTCGCAATTCTTCCAGAAGTTGTCGAGGCGGTTTCGATTCCTGTTATTGCAGCCGGAGGAATATTGACAGGAGACGATATTGCTAAAGCCATTGCGATGGGGGCATCCGGAGTTCAAATGGGGACACGTTTTGTTGCTAGTGAGGAGTGTGATGCACCATTCGCATTTAAACAAAAATACGTTGATGCCCAAAAAGAAGATTTAGTACTGGTTAAAACGACCGTTGGCTTAAATGGGAGGGCGATTAAGAATAACTTTACTAGGTTAATTAGCGGCCCCGATAAATTGAAAATTGCTAAATGCCATGATTGCTTAAAAAATTGTTCTTACCGTTTTTGTACCCTTGACTCACTGGTAACCTCAGTTAATGGAGATGTTGAAAATGGGCTGGTTTTCGCTGGTGCCAGAGTCGGTGAAATAAAAGAAATACTCCCTGTAAAACAAATAATTAACAATCTTACTTTGGAATATCATGAAGCGATGAAGGACCGTTCATTAAAGCAGCCACTTTCTCTATAA
- a CDS encoding HAMP domain-containing sensor histidine kinase: MKMKSLYSKFAFITIMIMVFSGLISFILSNSYYQVKLKEQNDEKITNFAFEIADFASKHPLISLEDYLDHIGAIGYQILLISQEGDKQYFGSSFRVKDLPIIISNNVLHGEVYHGVRQFPHKTFVTGFFANELKNSVGVPLSYQDKNYALFIRPDIKLMFNEMHVLFGWLLIISILLSILLVLIGTKYLVQPIRELNLATKEIADGNFSIMLDIDRNDELGHLAANFMTMAQKLAKVDILRKELISNITHDIQSPLTNIKGYLNLLESNGKSDQEKQQYIDVVHAEVNRLSNMTKQLLLLSSIESKKDLMEVSTIDVAGQLKSVIHQYQWRVIDKGIMMSYSLPDASVKGDASLLYSVWENLLTNAIKYNSENGTIDIEVFDTESQVEVIIKDTGIGLTENEKERIFDRFYRADSSRARSVEGTGLGLSIVKSIIDMHHGEINLTSQKGKGTTIIVNLPKT, translated from the coding sequence ATGAAAATGAAATCTCTATACAGCAAATTCGCTTTCATAACTATTATGATTATGGTCTTTAGCGGTCTTATTTCATTTATTCTCTCTAACTCTTATTATCAGGTGAAATTAAAAGAGCAAAATGATGAGAAAATAACTAATTTTGCTTTTGAAATCGCCGACTTTGCCAGTAAACATCCCCTAATAAGCTTAGAGGACTATCTTGATCATATAGGTGCAATTGGTTATCAAATTCTATTGATCAGCCAAGAAGGGGACAAGCAGTATTTTGGCTCTTCCTTCAGGGTAAAAGATTTGCCCATAATCATTTCCAATAATGTTTTGCATGGTGAAGTGTACCACGGTGTCAGGCAGTTTCCGCATAAAACATTTGTTACCGGCTTTTTTGCTAATGAATTAAAAAACTCTGTCGGGGTTCCCTTATCCTATCAGGATAAAAACTACGCCTTATTCATCAGACCCGATATTAAGCTTATGTTTAATGAGATGCATGTTCTTTTCGGCTGGCTGCTTATTATTTCTATTTTGTTAAGTATTCTCTTGGTTCTAATCGGTACAAAATACTTGGTACAGCCAATTAGAGAGTTGAACCTGGCAACCAAGGAAATTGCAGATGGTAATTTTTCAATTATGCTGGATATTGATCGGAATGATGAACTCGGTCATTTAGCGGCCAACTTTATGACGATGGCACAAAAATTAGCGAAAGTCGATATACTGCGCAAAGAATTAATCTCCAATATTACCCACGATATTCAATCACCGCTAACCAATATTAAAGGGTATTTAAATTTGCTTGAAAGCAATGGAAAAAGTGATCAGGAAAAGCAGCAGTATATTGATGTTGTACACGCTGAGGTTAATCGCTTATCCAATATGACGAAACAGTTGTTGCTGCTCTCCTCCATAGAAAGTAAAAAGGATTTAATGGAAGTGAGCACTATAGATGTAGCAGGGCAATTAAAAAGTGTAATCCACCAATACCAATGGAGGGTCATAGATAAAGGAATTATGATGAGTTATTCTCTTCCAGATGCTTCGGTTAAAGGGGATGCCTCTTTGCTCTATTCTGTTTGGGAAAACCTGTTGACGAATGCAATTAAATATAATAGTGAAAATGGAACGATTGATATTGAAGTATTTGATACTGAATCACAAGTAGAGGTAATAATAAAGGATACTGGGATTGGATTAACTGAAAACGAAAAGGAAAGAATCTTTGACCGTTTTTACCGAGCGGATTCTTCAAGGGCGCGTTCAGTTGAAGGCACAGGGCTTGGGTTATCTATTGTCAAATCAATTATTGATATGCATCATGGGGAAATTAATTTAACAAGTCAAAAAGGAAAAGGTACTACTATTATCGTAAATCTCCCTAAAACGTAA
- a CDS encoding response regulator transcription factor, with the protein MKTILIVDDDEYIRSLVKGLLMKEGYRVTAAEHGKEALDMLQTELCDLAIVDIMMPFMDGYQLTAEIRKLYDLPIILLTAKSQIEDKEKGFESGTDDYLIKPFEPKELIFRVNALLRRYGNAGGANINLGSLYINKKGYEVKINSKTFMLPLKEFELLSFLAAHPNQVFSRGHLIEKIWGHDFEGDERTVDVHIKRLRERFASIAEDFTIKTIRGVGYSLEVI; encoded by the coding sequence GTGAAAACGATCTTAATTGTGGATGATGATGAATATATTCGCAGTCTTGTGAAAGGTTTATTAATGAAGGAAGGCTATAGGGTTACTGCTGCGGAACACGGGAAAGAAGCTCTTGATATGTTACAAACGGAGTTATGTGATTTAGCAATCGTGGATATTATGATGCCTTTTATGGACGGCTATCAGTTAACAGCTGAAATTCGTAAATTGTACGATCTGCCAATTATTTTATTAACGGCTAAAAGCCAGATTGAAGATAAAGAAAAGGGGTTTGAATCAGGGACGGATGATTATTTAATCAAACCTTTCGAGCCTAAGGAATTAATTTTTCGCGTAAATGCTCTGTTAAGAAGATATGGAAACGCTGGCGGTGCCAATATCAATTTAGGGTCGCTGTACATAAACAAAAAAGGCTACGAGGTGAAAATAAACAGCAAAACCTTTATGCTGCCTTTAAAAGAATTTGAACTTTTATCTTTTCTGGCAGCACATCCTAACCAAGTATTCAGCCGCGGACATCTTATTGAAAAAATCTGGGGCCATGATTTTGAAGGGGATGAACGGACGGTGGATGTTCATATTAAACGGTTGCGCGAACGGTTTGCAAGTATTGCAGAGGATTTCACGATTAAAACAATTAGAGGAGTGGGCTATTCCTTGGAGGTTATTTAA
- a CDS encoding ABC transporter ATP-binding protein, with protein sequence MIEFKDIVKKYRTKAIINPFSLNIDAGQLVVFIGPSGCGKTTLLKMINKLIQPTSGKIFVDGTDISTMNPIELRRNIGYVIQNTGLFPHMSIKENLELIPKLKGEEPALIEKKTKELLELVGLDPKEYLHRFPKELSGGQQQRVGVARAFSTDSDIILMDEPFSALDPVTRSSLQDELFQMQKELNKTIIFVTHDMDEAIKIADKICILKDGDILQYDTPENILKNPANDFVEGFIGKRRVWNNPELLLAEDIMIPNPVKITAMRNVLQAIEIMKDHKVDSLMVTDKQNVLKGLVTLKSIQLLNRNTSIEMIMEQNVLSVPQDANLISVLAMMNEHKIGYLPVVNNAKQLTGLITRSSILSALSSQLIDLEVAF encoded by the coding sequence TTGATAGAATTTAAAGACATTGTTAAAAAATATCGAACAAAGGCCATCATAAATCCGTTCTCGTTAAATATAGATGCTGGTCAGTTAGTTGTTTTTATCGGGCCTAGCGGCTGCGGAAAAACAACTTTGCTTAAGATGATTAATAAACTAATACAACCAACATCGGGAAAAATATTTGTCGATGGAACAGATATCTCCACTATGAACCCGATTGAGCTGCGGAGAAATATTGGCTACGTGATTCAAAACACTGGATTGTTTCCACATATGTCAATTAAAGAAAACTTAGAATTAATTCCAAAACTTAAGGGAGAAGAACCAGCACTAATTGAGAAAAAGACAAAAGAATTGCTTGAATTGGTTGGGTTAGACCCTAAAGAATATTTACACCGATTTCCAAAAGAATTAAGCGGCGGACAGCAGCAGCGAGTGGGTGTTGCAAGAGCTTTTTCCACGGACTCCGATATTATCTTAATGGATGAACCCTTCAGTGCACTAGACCCTGTAACAAGAAGTTCACTTCAAGATGAGTTATTCCAAATGCAAAAGGAATTAAATAAGACGATTATTTTTGTCACTCATGACATGGACGAAGCTATTAAAATAGCAGACAAGATTTGTATTTTAAAAGATGGTGATATTCTCCAATATGACACACCTGAAAATATACTCAAAAATCCGGCGAATGATTTTGTCGAAGGCTTTATAGGGAAAAGAAGGGTTTGGAACAACCCTGAATTATTACTGGCTGAGGATATCATGATTCCGAATCCCGTAAAGATTACGGCAATGCGGAATGTCTTGCAGGCAATTGAGATCATGAAGGATCATAAGGTTGACAGTTTGATGGTTACGGATAAACAGAATGTCCTTAAAGGGCTGGTCACGTTAAAAAGCATTCAATTGCTGAATCGGAATACTTCTATCGAAATGATCATGGAACAAAATGTTTTATCTGTTCCACAGGATGCCAATTTAATCTCCGTGTTAGCCATGATGAATGAGCATAAAATTGGTTATCTTCCTGTTGTCAATAATGCAAAGCAGTTGACAGGACTTATTACACGAAGCAGTATTTTATCGGCATTAAGCAGCCAACTAATTGACTTGGAGGTGGCGTTTTAA